The following proteins are co-located in the Pseudarthrobacter siccitolerans genome:
- a CDS encoding thymidine phosphorylase, producing MNKAEAFDAVDIIRIKRDKGTLSPEQIDWTIDAYTRGVIADEQMAALNMAILLNGMDRIEIARWTAAMIASGERMDFSSLRRPDGGLKYTSDKHSTGGVGDKITLPLAPLVAVFGVAVPQLSGRGLGHTGGTLDKLEAIPGWRASLSNDEILAQLQDVGAVICAAGAGLAPADKKLYALRDVTGTVEAIPLIASSIMSKKIAEGTGSLVLDVKVGSGAFMKDEASARELAETMVALGKDAGVNTVALLTNMNTPLGLTAGNAIEVEESVEVLAGGGPDDVVELTVRLAGEMLAAAGVQDPDPAAALKDGRAMDVWNRMIEAQGGDPRAKLPVARESEVVYAPADGVLVELDALAVGVAAWRLGAGRARKEDVVQAGAGVRMHAKPGALVRAGEPLMTLLTDTPERFARAREALEHAVVIAPEGSRPAQRLIIDRIA from the coding sequence ACCATTGATGCCTACACCCGTGGCGTCATCGCGGATGAACAGATGGCCGCCCTGAACATGGCCATCCTGCTCAACGGTATGGACCGCATCGAAATCGCACGCTGGACGGCCGCGATGATCGCTTCGGGCGAGCGGATGGACTTCTCCAGCCTGCGCCGTCCGGACGGGGGCTTGAAGTACACCTCGGACAAGCACTCCACCGGAGGTGTGGGGGACAAGATCACGCTGCCGCTTGCGCCCCTGGTGGCCGTTTTCGGCGTTGCGGTTCCGCAGCTCTCCGGCAGGGGACTGGGCCACACCGGCGGCACGCTGGACAAGCTGGAGGCGATCCCCGGCTGGCGCGCTTCCCTCAGCAATGATGAAATCCTGGCCCAGCTCCAGGACGTGGGCGCCGTCATCTGCGCGGCCGGGGCGGGGCTGGCTCCCGCCGACAAAAAGCTGTACGCGCTCCGCGACGTCACGGGCACAGTGGAGGCGATTCCACTCATCGCCTCCTCGATCATGAGCAAAAAAATCGCTGAAGGGACCGGCTCGCTGGTCCTGGACGTCAAGGTGGGCAGCGGCGCGTTTATGAAGGACGAGGCCTCGGCCCGCGAACTCGCGGAGACAATGGTGGCCCTGGGCAAGGATGCCGGGGTCAACACCGTGGCCCTCCTGACGAACATGAATACACCGCTCGGGCTCACCGCGGGCAACGCCATCGAGGTGGAGGAGTCCGTGGAGGTGCTGGCCGGCGGCGGCCCTGATGATGTGGTGGAGCTGACGGTCCGGCTCGCCGGGGAAATGCTCGCCGCCGCAGGAGTCCAGGACCCCGACCCCGCGGCCGCGCTCAAGGACGGCCGCGCCATGGACGTCTGGAACCGCATGATTGAGGCCCAGGGCGGCGACCCCCGGGCCAAGCTGCCGGTGGCCCGGGAATCCGAGGTGGTCTATGCGCCGGCCGACGGTGTACTGGTGGAACTGGATGCCCTGGCCGTGGGAGTGGCTGCCTGGCGGCTTGGCGCCGGCCGCGCCCGCAAAGAGGATGTTGTGCAGGCAGGCGCCGGCGTGCGCATGCATGCCAAGCCCGGTGCCCTGGTCCGGGCGGGCGAGCCCCTGATGACCCTGCTGACCGATACCCCGGAACGCTTTGCCAGGGCCAGGGAAGCGCTGGAACACGCTGTGGTTATTGCGCCCGAGGGATCCCGGCCGGCGCAGCGCCTGATCATCGACCGCATCGCATAG
- a CDS encoding DedA family protein — MQAINDFILAAAGQPWVLFLVLACCVIDGFFPPIPSESVVVGLAAVAATADVPNPWLLMLVAALGAFSGDNIAYVIGRRVGTRRWAWMRGPRMQRAFHWAGRELRKRPASLILVARFVPIGRVAVNLTAGVTHYPHLRFVGLTVLSASLWAGYSVGIGLFFGQWFEDNHLLGAAIAIVCAVALGIVVDLVINRVRRRPRTVERIKEPEA, encoded by the coding sequence ATGCAGGCCATCAATGACTTCATCCTCGCCGCAGCCGGGCAGCCATGGGTGCTGTTCCTGGTCCTGGCCTGTTGCGTCATTGACGGTTTCTTTCCACCCATTCCCAGCGAATCCGTGGTGGTGGGCCTCGCTGCCGTGGCCGCCACCGCCGATGTTCCCAACCCCTGGCTCCTGATGCTCGTGGCAGCGCTCGGGGCCTTTTCCGGGGACAATATCGCCTACGTGATCGGGCGCAGGGTGGGCACCCGCCGCTGGGCGTGGATGCGGGGACCCCGCATGCAGAGGGCCTTCCATTGGGCGGGCCGGGAACTGCGCAAGCGCCCGGCCTCGCTCATCCTCGTGGCCCGGTTTGTGCCGATCGGCAGGGTGGCCGTCAACCTCACGGCCGGTGTCACGCACTATCCCCACCTGCGCTTCGTGGGCCTGACCGTCCTTTCGGCATCCCTCTGGGCCGGCTATTCCGTGGGTATCGGGCTGTTTTTCGGCCAGTGGTTTGAAGACAACCACCTCCTGGGCGCCGCCATCGCGATCGTTTGTGCCGTGGCTCTTGGGATCGTGGTGGACCTTGTGATCAACCGGGTCCGGCGCCGGCCCCGGACGGTGGAGCGGATAAAGGAACCAGAAGCGTAG
- a CDS encoding DedA family protein, translating to MEFINEAVLHAAGQWWIYPVLLLFFFVDGFAMVVPSETLIVALAAFARHSGEPNLWILGLTALVGAMAGDNMAFMLGRRIGLNRWKWMRRPKVQKAFGWARYELDKRGAVLIFTARYIPWGRVAVNYVAGSTGFSHRRFFVLDGFACLTWVGYSIGIGVLASSFPWLHNNPLLSAGIAVVFAIVLGILIDHLLRWWHKRLARNDAQEVDGWLDDGPSGATKPDSGSMEMLAPVVGDGEAATKERLA from the coding sequence GTGGAGTTTATTAATGAGGCCGTGCTCCATGCAGCGGGCCAGTGGTGGATCTACCCGGTCCTGCTGTTGTTTTTCTTCGTGGACGGCTTCGCCATGGTGGTCCCCAGCGAGACCCTCATCGTGGCCCTTGCTGCTTTCGCCCGGCACAGCGGAGAACCGAACCTGTGGATCCTCGGACTCACAGCCCTGGTGGGAGCCATGGCCGGAGACAACATGGCCTTTATGCTCGGACGCAGGATTGGCCTGAACCGGTGGAAATGGATGCGCCGGCCCAAGGTCCAGAAGGCGTTCGGCTGGGCGCGCTATGAACTGGACAAGCGGGGCGCCGTCCTGATTTTCACTGCGCGCTACATTCCCTGGGGCCGGGTGGCCGTGAACTACGTCGCCGGAAGCACCGGGTTCTCCCACCGCCGCTTCTTCGTGCTGGACGGCTTCGCCTGCCTCACCTGGGTCGGATACTCCATCGGAATCGGCGTGCTGGCGAGCTCCTTCCCGTGGCTCCACAACAATCCGCTGCTCAGCGCCGGCATCGCAGTGGTGTTCGCCATCGTCCTGGGGATCCTCATTGACCACCTGCTCCGGTGGTGGCACAAGCGCCTCGCCCGCAACGACGCCCAAGAAGTGGACGGGTGGCTCGACGACGGCCCGTCCGGAGCAACGAAGCCGGATTCCGGCAGCATGGAAATGCTCGCCCCGGTGGTTGGTGACGGCGAGGCCGCCACCAAGGAGCGGCTGGCATAG
- a CDS encoding adenosine deaminase yields the protein MTEPIVDAAPAIDFDLKSLPKVSLHDHLDGGLRPATIIELAGAVGHTLPSTDPVALGQWFRESADSGSLVRYLETFDHTVAVMQTAEGLFRVAKEFVEDLADDGVVYGEVRWAPEQHLQKGLTLDDAVEAVQEGLEAGVEAVGETGREIQVGQLITAMRHADRGQEIAELAVRHRNKGAVGFDIAGAEDGFLPSRFRDAFTYLAEHNFPATVHAGEAAGLDSIQSALVDGRALRLGHGVRIAEDIMVEFDDDEDTEDTIGLVTLGDLSSWVRDRGIALEVCPSSNLQTGAIAGFGEGIESHPLDMLYQLGFNVTINTDNRLMSGVTLTDEFELLVETFDYDLDDLLELTLNAAEASFLPLEEKEALVEYINDAYANLG from the coding sequence GTGACTGAGCCTATTGTTGACGCTGCCCCTGCCATCGATTTTGACCTGAAGAGCCTGCCGAAGGTGTCCCTTCACGACCATCTGGACGGAGGACTCCGCCCGGCAACCATCATCGAGCTGGCCGGGGCCGTTGGCCACACCCTTCCGTCAACCGATCCGGTTGCGCTGGGCCAGTGGTTCCGCGAGTCCGCCGATTCCGGCTCCCTGGTTCGCTACCTGGAGACCTTTGACCACACCGTTGCCGTGATGCAGACCGCCGAAGGCCTGTTCCGGGTTGCCAAGGAATTTGTTGAAGACCTTGCTGATGATGGCGTGGTGTACGGCGAAGTGCGGTGGGCGCCGGAGCAGCACCTCCAGAAGGGCCTCACCCTGGACGATGCAGTGGAAGCCGTCCAGGAAGGCCTTGAGGCCGGCGTCGAGGCAGTGGGGGAGACCGGACGCGAAATCCAGGTGGGCCAGCTCATCACCGCGATGCGCCACGCCGACCGCGGCCAGGAGATTGCCGAACTGGCCGTCCGCCACCGGAACAAGGGCGCTGTGGGCTTCGACATCGCCGGCGCCGAAGACGGTTTCCTGCCCTCCCGCTTCCGGGACGCCTTCACCTACCTGGCCGAGCACAACTTCCCGGCCACCGTCCACGCCGGTGAGGCAGCCGGGCTGGACAGCATCCAGTCCGCCCTGGTGGACGGCCGCGCCCTGCGGCTGGGACACGGCGTCCGGATCGCCGAGGACATCATGGTGGAGTTCGACGACGACGAGGACACCGAGGACACGATCGGCCTGGTGACCCTGGGCGATCTCTCCAGCTGGGTCCGGGACCGCGGCATCGCCCTGGAGGTCTGCCCGTCCTCGAACCTCCAGACCGGTGCCATCGCCGGCTTCGGCGAGGGCATCGAAAGCCACCCGCTGGATATGCTGTACCAGCTGGGCTTCAACGTCACCATCAACACCGACAACCGGCTGATGAGCGGCGTCACGCTGACCGACGAGTTCGAACTGCTGGTGGAAACCTTCGACTACGACCTCGACGACCTCCTGGAGCTGACCCTGAACGCCGCCGAGGCATCCTTCCTGCCGCTGGAGGAGAAGGAAGCGCTCGTCGAGTACATCAACGACGCCTACGCGAACCTTGGCTAA
- a CDS encoding MazG nucleotide pyrophosphohydrolase domain-containing protein: protein MGELLGTIAALRKHCPWTGALTHESLVEYLLEEAYEVAETIEAGTAGATMGEAHFDAELQGELGDVLLQVVLHARLAEERGAFNFDDVARGLNAKMVRRNPHVFRPDGSLQDSFPATVDEIVQKWDSVKRAERPERQDPFAGIPVALPALARAQKSIDRAARATPVVGSVATGEAQPPAETGPFASEEELGEVLLAVVRSAHAGGYDAERALRGAVRNYQQHHPLG from the coding sequence CTGGGGGAGCTGCTGGGGACTATCGCCGCGCTGCGCAAGCACTGTCCCTGGACGGGCGCCCTGACGCATGAGTCCCTGGTGGAGTACCTCCTCGAGGAGGCTTACGAGGTGGCCGAAACCATCGAGGCAGGAACCGCGGGCGCAACCATGGGCGAGGCCCACTTCGACGCCGAACTGCAGGGCGAGCTGGGCGACGTCCTGCTCCAGGTGGTACTGCACGCCCGCCTAGCGGAGGAGCGCGGCGCCTTCAATTTCGATGACGTGGCGCGCGGCTTGAATGCCAAGATGGTCCGGCGCAACCCCCATGTCTTCCGCCCGGACGGGTCCCTGCAGGACAGCTTCCCGGCCACTGTGGATGAGATCGTGCAGAAGTGGGACTCGGTGAAACGGGCCGAGCGGCCGGAGCGGCAGGACCCCTTCGCAGGGATCCCGGTGGCCCTGCCGGCGCTGGCCCGGGCCCAAAAATCCATCGACCGTGCGGCACGGGCCACTCCGGTGGTTGGGTCCGTCGCAACCGGGGAAGCCCAACCACCGGCGGAAACCGGCCCCTTCGCGTCGGAAGAAGAACTCGGCGAGGTGCTGCTCGCCGTCGTACGTTCCGCCCACGCCGGCGGATACGACGCCGAGCGTGCCCTCCGCGGCGCGGTCCGGAACTACCAGCAGCACCACCCGCTGGGTTAA
- the eno gene encoding phosphopyruvate hydratase, translating to MALIDAIHAREILDSRGNPTVEVEVLLSDGQIGRAAVPSGASTGEHEAVELRDGDKGRYLGKGVQKAVDAIIDQIAPALTGFDATDQRSIDQAMLDLDGTPNKGKLGANAILGVSLAVANAAAASADLPLYKYLGGPNAHVLPVPLMNILNGGSHADSDVDIQEFMIVPIGAETFSEGLRWGVEVYHNLKSVLKEKGLSTGLGDEGGFAPNLPSNRAALDLIQEAIKNAGYTPGKDIALALDVASSEFFKDGAYQFEGKALTSAEMSAYYSELVADYPLVSIEDPLDENDWDGWKTLTDAIGDKVQLVGDDLFVTNPAILQRGIDTKTANSLLVKVNQIGSLTETLDAVSLAQRAGYTTITSHRSGETEDTTIADISVATNAGQIKTGAPARSERVAKYNQLLRIEEELDDAARYAGRSAFPRFKG from the coding sequence ATGGCGCTTATCGATGCCATCCACGCCCGCGAGATCCTCGATTCCCGCGGCAACCCGACCGTAGAAGTTGAAGTTCTCCTTTCCGACGGCCAGATCGGCCGCGCTGCAGTCCCCTCCGGTGCTTCCACCGGCGAGCACGAGGCCGTTGAACTGCGTGACGGCGACAAGGGCCGTTACCTCGGCAAGGGCGTCCAGAAGGCCGTTGACGCGATCATCGACCAGATCGCTCCGGCCCTGACCGGTTTCGACGCCACCGACCAGCGCAGCATCGACCAGGCCATGCTGGACCTGGACGGCACCCCGAACAAGGGCAAGCTGGGCGCCAACGCCATCCTCGGCGTCTCCCTGGCCGTGGCCAACGCCGCCGCCGCCTCGGCTGACCTGCCGCTGTACAAGTACCTGGGCGGCCCGAACGCCCACGTCCTGCCGGTCCCGCTGATGAACATCCTCAACGGTGGCTCCCACGCCGACTCCGACGTGGACATCCAGGAATTCATGATCGTGCCGATCGGTGCCGAGACGTTCTCCGAAGGCCTGCGCTGGGGCGTCGAGGTTTACCACAACCTCAAGTCCGTGCTCAAGGAAAAGGGCCTGTCCACCGGCCTCGGCGACGAAGGCGGCTTCGCGCCGAACCTGCCGTCCAACCGTGCAGCCCTGGACCTGATCCAGGAAGCCATCAAGAACGCCGGCTACACCCCGGGCAAGGACATCGCCCTCGCCCTGGACGTCGCCTCCTCGGAGTTCTTCAAGGATGGTGCCTACCAGTTCGAAGGGAAGGCCCTGACCTCCGCCGAGATGAGCGCCTACTACAGCGAACTCGTCGCCGACTACCCGCTGGTCTCCATCGAAGACCCGCTGGACGAGAACGACTGGGACGGCTGGAAGACCCTCACTGACGCCATCGGCGACAAGGTCCAGCTGGTCGGTGACGACCTCTTCGTCACCAATCCCGCCATCCTGCAGCGCGGCATCGACACCAAGACCGCCAACTCCCTGCTGGTCAAGGTGAACCAGATCGGCTCCCTCACCGAGACGCTCGATGCCGTCAGCCTTGCCCAGCGCGCCGGTTACACCACCATCACCTCGCACCGCTCCGGCGAAACCGAGGACACCACCATCGCCGACATCTCGGTGGCCACCAACGCCGGCCAGATCAAGACCGGCGCCCCGGCCCGTTCCGAGCGTGTTGCCAAGTACAACCAGCTGCTGCGCATCGAAGAGGAACTCGACGACGCCGCACGCTACGCAGGCCGCAGCGCGTTTCCGCGTTTCAAGGGCTAG
- a CDS encoding FtsB family cell division protein, translating to MATRRPKVPKVASPRSGATQATHETADVIRADFGSGKGKPSAGPAGHEASTPVAGSARDNHRTAIADKAPGSRPAKGSPPAKGSDGGAKGSGAHGTARTAGAGAAEEQQPVPAKAFSGRMLALAVVMIAITVMLAPTVKIFFDKRAEIAALNADIAAREAEGNSLRQQVSRWQDPNYVKQQARDRINMVMPGETGYWVFGSDLPAGESSSQSGAAAQDPADLPWVDSLWESITRAATD from the coding sequence ATGGCTACCCGCCGTCCCAAAGTCCCCAAGGTTGCCTCGCCCCGTTCAGGCGCAACGCAGGCAACCCATGAGACCGCCGACGTCATCCGCGCTGATTTTGGTTCGGGCAAGGGAAAACCAAGCGCCGGCCCCGCTGGTCATGAAGCCTCGACGCCTGTTGCAGGCTCCGCACGCGACAACCACCGCACTGCGATCGCGGACAAGGCTCCCGGCTCACGCCCGGCCAAGGGGTCACCCCCAGCAAAAGGGTCCGACGGCGGCGCGAAGGGGAGCGGTGCCCACGGCACCGCCCGGACGGCCGGCGCAGGAGCGGCCGAAGAGCAGCAGCCCGTGCCCGCCAAGGCGTTCTCCGGGCGCATGCTCGCACTTGCCGTGGTGATGATTGCCATCACCGTCATGCTGGCACCCACGGTCAAGATCTTCTTCGACAAACGGGCCGAAATAGCAGCCCTGAACGCAGATATCGCTGCCCGCGAGGCCGAAGGCAACAGCCTCCGCCAGCAGGTCTCCCGCTGGCAGGACCCCAACTACGTGAAGCAGCAGGCCCGCGACCGCATTAACATGGTTATGCCGGGCGAAACCGGATACTGGGTCTTCGGCAGCGATCTGCCGGCCGGAGAAAGCAGTAGCCAGTCCGGTGCAGCAGCACAAGACCCCGCCGATCTGCCGTGGGTGGATTCCCTGTGGGAGTCCATCACGCGCGCGGCCACAGACTGA
- a CDS encoding DUF501 domain-containing protein yields the protein MEPYTAAARDESRQPSAHDLEVLSRQLGRPVRDVVEIPARCVCGNPLVAATAPRLGNGTPFPTTFYLTHPVITSAVSRLEAAGVMNEMNDQLAGDEELAAAYRSAHQAYLADRAAIGERSGIGAVPEIDGISAGGMPTRVKCLHVLVGHSLAAGPGVNPLGDRAITAISEWWTADRCYCDGAWDTSGEAPSRDLSRHGPQGLPDIVGRPAPVRKSSGTTEAAK from the coding sequence GTGGAACCCTACACGGCAGCCGCCCGGGACGAATCCCGCCAACCATCAGCACACGACCTTGAAGTCTTAAGCCGCCAACTGGGACGGCCGGTGCGTGACGTGGTGGAAATTCCTGCACGCTGCGTCTGCGGCAATCCCCTGGTGGCGGCCACCGCTCCGCGCCTGGGCAACGGAACGCCATTTCCCACCACGTTCTACCTGACGCACCCCGTCATCACCTCGGCTGTTTCCAGGCTGGAAGCGGCAGGCGTGATGAACGAGATGAATGACCAGCTGGCCGGCGATGAGGAACTCGCCGCCGCGTACCGTTCCGCGCACCAGGCCTACCTCGCGGACCGCGCCGCCATCGGTGAGCGCTCCGGCATCGGGGCTGTTCCCGAAATCGACGGGATCTCTGCCGGCGGCATGCCCACCCGCGTCAAATGCCTCCACGTCCTGGTGGGCCACTCGCTGGCCGCCGGCCCCGGAGTCAACCCGCTCGGGGACCGGGCCATTACAGCCATCAGCGAGTGGTGGACCGCAGACCGGTGCTACTGCGACGGCGCCTGGGATACCTCCGGGGAAGCGCCCTCCAGGGACCTGAGCCGCCACGGCCCGCAGGGGCTGCCGGACATCGTGGGACGCCCCGCACCCGTCCGGAAATCCTCCGGCACCACCGAGGCGGCGAAATGA
- a CDS encoding Ppx/GppA phosphatase family protein codes for MTRVAAIDCGTNSIRLLIADIGRSNGTTTLTDVVREMRVVRLGQGVDATGELAPEALERTFAATADYARLIKEHEAVKVRFVATSASRDARNRDVFVDGIRALLGVEPEVISGDEEAALSFAGASSVLPILDGQEVLVVDLGGGSTEFVLGTAAGVTAAKSVDIGCVRLTERHLRQDPPTAEQIAAAQADVDDAIARARQDVPLERATAVVGVAGSITTITAHAMRLPEYSPDAIHGTELPLETVRAAAGDLLAMDRSRRAALPYMHPGRVDVIGAGGLVWGRILERLAGLTGGRISTATASEHDILDGIALSIG; via the coding sequence ATGACACGCGTGGCCGCCATCGACTGCGGCACCAACTCCATCCGCCTCCTGATCGCGGACATCGGGCGCAGCAACGGGACCACCACCCTCACGGATGTTGTGCGCGAAATGCGGGTGGTCCGGCTGGGCCAGGGAGTGGACGCCACCGGCGAACTCGCTCCGGAAGCCCTGGAACGCACCTTTGCGGCCACCGCCGATTATGCCCGGCTCATTAAGGAGCACGAAGCGGTGAAGGTGCGCTTTGTGGCCACCTCGGCCAGCCGTGACGCCCGGAACCGGGACGTCTTCGTGGACGGAATCCGCGCCCTGCTGGGCGTGGAACCCGAGGTCATCTCCGGCGATGAGGAAGCCGCCTTGTCCTTTGCCGGCGCCAGCAGCGTCCTGCCCATCCTGGACGGCCAGGAGGTACTGGTAGTGGACCTCGGCGGCGGAAGCACCGAGTTCGTCCTCGGCACTGCAGCCGGGGTGACGGCGGCAAAATCCGTGGACATCGGATGCGTCCGCCTCACTGAACGCCACCTGCGCCAGGACCCGCCCACCGCGGAACAGATCGCAGCCGCGCAGGCTGATGTGGACGACGCCATCGCCCGCGCACGGCAGGACGTTCCGCTGGAACGCGCCACCGCCGTCGTCGGCGTTGCCGGATCCATCACCACCATCACCGCTCACGCCATGCGGCTGCCCGAATATTCGCCGGACGCCATCCACGGCACTGAGCTGCCCTTGGAGACTGTCCGTGCCGCAGCCGGCGATCTCCTGGCCATGGACCGATCGCGCCGCGCCGCCCTGCCGTATATGCACCCCGGCCGGGTGGACGTCATCGGCGCGGGCGGACTGGTCTGGGGCCGGATTCTCGAACGGCTGGCCGGGTTGACCGGCGGGCGGATCTCGACGGCCACGGCCAGCGAACACGATATTCTCGACGGCATCGCCCTGAGCATCGGCTGA
- a CDS encoding S8 family serine peptidase codes for MQKQTTGKIPPPGRAGAALLALLLAACCLGTGLFTAPAARSDEWRDKQYWLAESGITKAWEVSKGAGVKVAVIDSGVDAKHPDLKGAVVGGYDASGSGQPDGQKVVGSKTEHGTLVATMLAGRGHQPAASTASPSPGPAALPPDGIVGVAPEAQILSVSTWLGSTNPSGKSDQDQIPEAVRWAVDNGAKVINISLGSTTPQWPQSWDAAFLYAEQKDVVIVAAAGNRVGGNIQVGAPATIPGVLTVAGLDRKGAASVDASSQGISIGVAAPAENLLGGVPGGSYAEWAGTSGSTPIVAGVAALIRSKWPDMTAKQVINRIVATAKDAGAPGKDPLYGFGVLNAEAALKNDVPEVSANPLGTIAEWIRVHRRGNLATPAPLPTAEVPSEVPTLPEATVPAAKPPSQRDSALGAAVVIGFGLLFVAIIAAAAIQLRRAARNPRELPEEPDTGVIGTVDSGRKT; via the coding sequence ATGCAGAAACAAACAACCGGCAAGATACCACCGCCCGGGCGGGCCGGCGCGGCCCTGCTGGCACTGCTCCTGGCCGCCTGCTGCCTTGGAACGGGACTGTTCACGGCACCGGCAGCCCGCTCTGACGAGTGGCGCGACAAGCAGTACTGGCTGGCGGAATCCGGAATCACCAAAGCCTGGGAAGTCTCCAAGGGCGCCGGCGTGAAGGTCGCCGTGATCGACAGCGGCGTGGACGCCAAGCACCCGGACCTCAAGGGAGCCGTGGTGGGCGGCTACGACGCCTCCGGCTCCGGGCAGCCTGACGGCCAGAAAGTGGTGGGCTCCAAGACCGAACACGGCACCCTGGTGGCAACCATGCTCGCGGGGCGGGGCCACCAGCCTGCCGCTTCCACAGCCAGCCCGTCGCCCGGACCCGCAGCCCTTCCTCCTGACGGAATCGTGGGCGTGGCCCCGGAGGCGCAGATCCTCTCCGTCTCCACCTGGCTGGGTTCAACGAACCCCTCCGGCAAAAGCGACCAGGACCAGATCCCGGAAGCCGTCCGCTGGGCGGTGGACAACGGCGCCAAGGTCATCAACATCTCCCTCGGCAGCACCACCCCGCAGTGGCCGCAGAGCTGGGATGCGGCCTTCCTGTATGCCGAGCAAAAAGACGTGGTGATTGTGGCCGCTGCCGGCAACCGGGTGGGCGGCAACATCCAGGTGGGCGCCCCGGCCACCATCCCGGGCGTCCTCACCGTCGCCGGCCTGGACCGCAAGGGAGCCGCCAGTGTCGATGCATCCTCGCAGGGAATCAGCATCGGTGTGGCTGCACCCGCCGAGAACCTGCTGGGCGGAGTTCCCGGCGGCAGCTACGCGGAATGGGCAGGGACCTCCGGCTCCACGCCCATTGTTGCCGGCGTCGCCGCACTGATCCGGTCCAAGTGGCCGGACATGACCGCAAAGCAGGTCATCAACAGGATCGTTGCCACGGCCAAGGACGCCGGTGCCCCCGGCAAGGATCCCCTGTACGGCTTTGGCGTGCTCAACGCGGAGGCTGCGCTCAAGAACGACGTTCCTGAAGTGTCGGCCAATCCGCTGGGCACCATTGCCGAGTGGATCCGGGTCCACCGCCGGGGAAACCTGGCCACGCCCGCTCCGCTGCCCACCGCTGAGGTCCCCAGTGAAGTGCCCACCCTGCCGGAGGCCACCGTGCCCGCAGCGAAGCCGCCGTCCCAGCGGGACAGTGCCCTGGGCGCCGCCGTCGTGATCGGTTTCGGCCTGCTGTTCGTTGCCATTATCGCGGCAGCGGCCATCCAGTTGAGGCGCGCTGCCAGGAACCCGCGAGAGCTGCCGGAGGAGCCGGACACCGGCGTGATTGGCACGGTGGATTCAGGCCGGAAAACCTAA